One region of Azoarcus sp. CIB genomic DNA includes:
- a CDS encoding benzoate-CoA ligase family protein → MTTLSAVDHSTSPPTITLPRQYNAADDLIGRNLDAGRGSKIAYIDDLGRYSFDELAARVNRFANALGSLGITREQRILMCVHDTIDFPTVFLGAIKAGVVPIAVNTLLTQSDYEYMLTDSRARIAVVSAPLYDTFAPLLGKVESLERIVVAGSEGADSVAGLMANASDRFEAVATTCDDPCFWLYSSGSTGAPKGTVHLHSSLIHTAELYAKPILGIREDDVVYSAAKLFFAYGLGNGLTFPLAVGATAVLMAERPTPAAAFKRLREHRPTIFYGVPTLYASMLADADCPTRDELAIRMCTSAGEALPEEIGLRWTERFGVEILDGIGSTEMLHIFLSNRPGDVHYGTTGKPVPGYQVRLIDDDGNVVEGPDEPGELQISGPTSAVMYWNNREKTRATFQGPWTRSGDKYSRNADGYYVYAGRNDDMLKVSGIYVSPIEVESCLIQHPAILEAAVVGHEDEERLIKPKAFIVLKPGFNRSEQLAAEIKAHVKAHLAPYKYPRWMEFVDELPKTATGKIQRFKLRAMAGK, encoded by the coding sequence CACCAGTCCGCCGACCATCACCCTGCCGCGCCAGTACAACGCTGCGGACGACCTCATCGGCCGCAACCTCGACGCCGGCCGCGGCAGCAAGATCGCCTACATCGACGACCTCGGCCGCTACAGCTTCGACGAACTGGCGGCGCGCGTGAATCGCTTCGCCAACGCGCTCGGCAGTCTCGGCATCACGCGCGAGCAGCGCATCCTGATGTGCGTGCATGACACGATCGACTTCCCGACCGTGTTCCTCGGCGCGATCAAGGCGGGCGTCGTGCCGATCGCCGTCAATACGCTGCTGACGCAGTCCGACTACGAATACATGCTCACCGACAGCCGCGCGCGCATCGCCGTCGTGTCGGCTCCGCTGTACGACACCTTCGCGCCGCTGCTGGGCAAGGTCGAGTCGCTCGAGCGCATCGTCGTCGCCGGCAGCGAGGGAGCCGATTCGGTCGCGGGGCTCATGGCGAATGCCTCCGACAGGTTCGAGGCGGTTGCGACGACCTGCGACGATCCGTGCTTCTGGCTGTATTCGTCCGGCTCGACCGGCGCGCCCAAGGGCACGGTGCACCTGCATTCCAGCCTGATCCACACCGCGGAACTGTACGCGAAGCCCATCCTCGGCATCCGCGAAGACGACGTCGTGTACTCCGCGGCCAAGCTCTTCTTCGCTTACGGGCTGGGCAACGGCCTGACTTTCCCGCTGGCGGTCGGCGCGACCGCGGTGCTGATGGCCGAGCGCCCCACGCCCGCCGCCGCCTTCAAGCGCCTGCGCGAGCACAGGCCGACCATCTTCTATGGCGTGCCGACGCTGTACGCGTCGATGCTGGCGGACGCCGACTGTCCGACGCGCGACGAGCTCGCGATCCGCATGTGCACCTCGGCCGGCGAAGCGCTGCCGGAGGAGATCGGGCTGCGCTGGACCGAGCGCTTCGGCGTCGAGATCCTGGACGGCATCGGCTCGACCGAGATGCTGCACATCTTCCTGTCGAACCGCCCCGGCGACGTCCATTACGGCACCACCGGCAAGCCGGTGCCAGGCTACCAGGTGCGTCTGATCGACGACGACGGCAATGTCGTCGAAGGCCCCGACGAGCCGGGCGAGCTGCAGATCTCCGGCCCGACCAGCGCGGTGATGTACTGGAACAACCGCGAGAAGACGCGCGCCACTTTCCAGGGACCGTGGACGCGCAGCGGCGACAAATATTCGCGCAACGCCGACGGCTACTACGTCTATGCGGGGCGCAACGACGACATGCTCAAGGTCTCCGGCATCTACGTGTCGCCGATCGAGGTCGAGTCCTGCCTGATCCAGCATCCGGCGATCCTCGAGGCGGCGGTGGTCGGCCACGAGGACGAGGAACGCCTGATCAAGCCCAAGGCCTTCATCGTGCTGAAGCCCGGATTCAACCGCTCAGAGCAGCTCGCCGCCGAGATCAAGGCGCACGTGAAGGCGCATCTCGCGCCGTACAAGTACCCACGCTGGATGGAGTTCGTCGACGAGCTGCCGAAGACGGCGACGGGCAAGATCCAGCGGTTCAAGCTGCGTGCCATGGCAGGAAAGTAG